One part of the Tenacibaculum sp. 190130A14a genome encodes these proteins:
- a CDS encoding TonB-dependent receptor — translation MKKLNNLLLVALLFISAAVLGQTKLSGVVVDDFGEPLPGANVLEKGTSNGSASDFDGKFMLNTNATSGTLVVSFVGYKTKEVAFTSANPNVGTIQLEVSNLLDEIVVTGGGVIDLAEDRKTPIAVSTIKASEIQAKSGAWDLPEILKSTPSVQNIKAGGFGDGRMFLRGFDQTNTAFLLNGQPINSMEDGRMFWSNWSGVLDVSRALQVQRGLGSSKLAISSVGGTVNIVTKTIDKKEGGFIRQTVGNNSYTKTTAYYSTGVSEKGWSFAGMFGHWQGDGYVDFTHGQGQTYFLSVGYQPNENHTFNFMITGAPQWHAAAGRASIGTFLDNGIRFNSWNRDDIDSPNTLGNTGKYPGGRNIYHKPVANLSWDYKINESSSLSSVLYGSLGRGAFASVTRDGMNSETYARGSFNNHDWFGLVTNYENQLNDNLTLNVGADVRTYNGVHFRGAVELFNGGSIQFNDPTRPWEYNSFVGEPYTIDNDFGGISPWGMLFNPNNDRRQRLDRDYEEVITYYGVFGQLEYADDKISGFIQGALSNQDHQREEFYFVSQAGVSEKSEKVSNIGYNIKGGGSYLIAEQHKVFLNAGFYSRQPFHSDLFVNDRNSNVLVNPAVENQDVLGLEGGYQFGSEKVDINLNVYYTRWGNRTDFFSSGTPETPSFVLTQNRGVTQLHKGIELEVFTKPFEGLRVNGFASIGDWTFDGNATQSTFDQNGNTITSNAVVDLDGKEVGGAAQTTAGLFASYRVLPSLTFDATWNYYARLFSEGDLALELPSYNTMDLGLSFRPQLKERTFIKGVEFRVNVDNVLDELYLESLNGNDAASANPAENWNGINRNNQGRFGYGITWNASMRLNF, via the coding sequence ATGAAAAAACTTAACAATTTATTACTTGTAGCATTATTATTTATTTCTGCTGCAGTTTTAGGACAAACTAAGCTTTCAGGTGTTGTGGTTGATGATTTCGGTGAGCCATTACCAGGAGCTAATGTTTTAGAAAAAGGAACATCTAATGGTTCAGCTTCTGATTTTGACGGAAAGTTCATGTTGAACACAAACGCAACTTCAGGAACTTTAGTAGTTTCTTTTGTTGGTTACAAGACTAAAGAAGTAGCTTTTACTTCTGCAAATCCTAATGTTGGAACAATTCAATTAGAAGTTTCTAACTTATTAGATGAGATCGTTGTAACTGGAGGTGGTGTAATCGATTTAGCGGAGGATAGAAAAACTCCTATCGCTGTATCTACGATTAAGGCTTCTGAAATTCAAGCTAAATCAGGTGCTTGGGATTTACCAGAAATTTTAAAATCTACTCCATCTGTACAAAACATCAAAGCTGGTGGTTTTGGAGACGGTAGAATGTTTTTACGTGGTTTTGATCAAACAAACACTGCATTCTTATTAAACGGTCAGCCAATTAACAGTATGGAAGATGGTAGAATGTTCTGGTCTAACTGGTCTGGAGTTTTAGATGTATCTAGAGCTTTACAGGTTCAACGTGGTTTAGGATCTTCTAAATTAGCTATCTCTTCTGTTGGAGGTACAGTAAACATTGTAACTAAAACAATTGATAAGAAAGAAGGTGGTTTCATCAGACAAACTGTTGGAAACAACTCTTATACTAAAACTACTGCTTACTACTCAACTGGAGTTAGTGAAAAAGGATGGTCTTTTGCAGGGATGTTCGGTCACTGGCAAGGTGATGGATATGTTGATTTCACTCATGGTCAAGGACAAACTTACTTCTTATCTGTAGGTTACCAACCAAATGAAAATCATACATTCAATTTTATGATTACTGGAGCTCCACAATGGCACGCTGCTGCTGGTAGAGCTAGTATCGGAACGTTCTTAGATAACGGAATCCGTTTTAACAGCTGGAATAGAGATGATATCGATAGTCCTAATACTTTAGGAAACACAGGTAAATACCCTGGAGGACGTAACATTTACCACAAGCCAGTTGCTAACTTATCTTGGGATTACAAGATCAATGAATCTTCTTCATTATCTTCTGTATTATACGGATCTTTAGGTAGAGGTGCTTTTGCTTCTGTAACTAGAGACGGAATGAATAGCGAAACTTACGCTAGAGGTTCATTTAACAACCATGACTGGTTTGGATTAGTAACTAACTATGAAAACCAATTAAACGACAACTTAACTTTAAATGTTGGAGCTGACGTAAGAACTTATAACGGAGTTCACTTTAGAGGAGCTGTTGAATTATTCAACGGAGGATCTATTCAATTTAACGACCCAACTAGACCATGGGAGTACAACAGTTTTGTTGGAGAACCTTATACTATCGATAATGATTTTGGAGGAATTAGCCCATGGGGAATGTTATTCAACCCTAACAACGATAGAAGACAACGTTTAGATAGAGATTACGAAGAAGTAATTACTTACTACGGAGTATTCGGACAATTAGAGTATGCTGATGATAAGATTTCTGGATTTATTCAAGGAGCATTATCTAATCAAGATCACCAAAGAGAAGAGTTTTACTTCGTTTCTCAAGCTGGTGTTTCTGAAAAGTCAGAAAAAGTATCTAACATTGGATATAATATTAAAGGTGGTGGATCTTACCTTATCGCAGAGCAACACAAAGTATTCTTAAATGCTGGTTTCTACTCTCGTCAACCTTTCCACTCAGATTTATTTGTTAACGATAGAAACTCTAATGTTTTAGTAAATCCTGCAGTTGAAAACCAAGACGTATTAGGTTTAGAAGGAGGTTACCAATTTGGAAGCGAAAAAGTTGATATTAACTTAAACGTTTACTATACTAGATGGGGTAACAGAACTGACTTCTTCTCTTCAGGTACTCCTGAAACACCTTCATTCGTTTTAACTCAAAACAGAGGTGTAACTCAATTACATAAAGGTATCGAATTAGAAGTATTCACTAAGCCTTTCGAAGGATTAAGAGTAAATGGTTTTGCTTCTATTGGTGATTGGACTTTCGATGGAAACGCTACACAATCTACTTTCGATCAAAACGGTAATACAATTACTTCTAACGCAGTTGTAGATTTAGATGGTAAAGAAGTTGGAGGAGCTGCTCAAACTACTGCTGGACTTTTTGCTAGCTATAGAGTTTTACCTAGCTTAACTTTCGATGCAACTTGGAATTACTATGCAAGATTATTCTCTGAAGGAGATTTAGCATTAGAATTACCATCATATAATACTATGGATTTAGGTTTAAGCTTCAGACCACAGTTAAAAGAAAGAACTTTTATCAAAGGTGTTGAGTTTAGAGTAAACGTAGATAACGTATTAGATGAGTTATACTTAGAATCTTTAAACGGTAACGATGCAGCTTCAGCTAACCCAGCTGAAAACTGGAACGGAATCAATAGAAACAATCAAGGTCGTTTCGGATACGGAATTACTTGGAATGCGTCTATGAGATTAAACTTCTAA
- the pgi gene encoding glucose-6-phosphate isomerase has product MALKNINPTQTDAWKKLVEHYQEVSESIQLKKLFREDACRKENFSIQLNELELDYSKNLVTNETMSLLKDLANEVDLEDAIEKYFSGDIINATEGRAVLHTALRSNSEEPILIDGKDIKPKIQTALRKIKAFTNKVTSGKWKGYTGKAITDVVNIGIGGSDLGPTMVVDALKYYKNKLNTHFVSNVDGDHVAEILKKVNPETTLFVVVSKTFTTQETLTNANTIRDWFLKSGTLFDVPKHFVAVSTNLDAVTNFGIDKKNVFPMWNWVGGRFSLWSAVGLSIALAVGFDNFKELLNGAEEMDNHFKTASFDKNIPVLLALLSIWYNNFHDAETEAILPYTQYLEKLPAYLQQAIMESNGKGVDRNGEEVTYQTGNIVWGSSGTNMQHAFMQLVHQGTKLIPADFIGFKESLYGYEGHHKKLMANYYAQMEALAYGKTKEEVHLELKTSNNLEKVNDLLPFKVFKGNRPSNAILFEKLTPKTLGMLIAMYEHKIFVQGIVWNIYSYDQFGVELGKELANKMLSA; this is encoded by the coding sequence ATGGCATTAAAAAATATCAATCCAACTCAAACCGATGCTTGGAAAAAGCTTGTTGAGCATTATCAAGAAGTATCAGAATCTATTCAATTAAAGAAATTGTTTAGAGAAGATGCGTGTAGGAAAGAAAACTTTAGTATTCAATTAAACGAACTAGAGCTTGACTATTCTAAAAACTTAGTAACAAATGAAACGATGAGTCTATTAAAAGACTTAGCAAATGAAGTTGATTTAGAAGATGCAATAGAAAAATATTTTTCTGGAGATATTATTAATGCAACAGAAGGAAGAGCGGTATTACATACTGCTTTGAGAAGTAATTCAGAAGAACCTATTTTAATAGATGGGAAGGATATTAAGCCAAAAATCCAAACAGCACTTCGTAAAATAAAAGCATTTACGAATAAAGTAACCTCTGGTAAGTGGAAAGGATATACTGGAAAGGCCATCACAGATGTTGTTAATATAGGTATAGGAGGATCAGATTTAGGACCTACAATGGTAGTGGATGCTCTTAAATATTATAAGAACAAACTAAATACGCATTTTGTTTCTAATGTTGATGGTGATCATGTAGCTGAAATTCTTAAAAAAGTAAATCCAGAAACTACATTATTCGTTGTTGTATCAAAAACATTTACAACACAAGAAACATTAACCAATGCAAATACCATTAGAGATTGGTTTTTAAAATCAGGTACTTTATTTGATGTACCTAAACACTTTGTTGCTGTTTCTACTAATTTAGATGCGGTTACTAATTTTGGTATCGATAAGAAGAATGTCTTTCCTATGTGGAATTGGGTAGGAGGAAGATTTTCATTGTGGTCTGCAGTAGGATTATCTATAGCATTAGCTGTAGGATTTGATAACTTTAAAGAATTGTTAAATGGAGCTGAAGAAATGGATAATCATTTTAAAACAGCATCTTTTGATAAAAACATTCCAGTATTGTTGGCCCTATTAAGTATTTGGTATAATAATTTTCACGATGCAGAGACCGAAGCGATTTTACCATATACACAATATTTAGAAAAACTTCCAGCTTATTTACAACAAGCTATTATGGAGAGTAATGGAAAAGGAGTAGATAGAAATGGTGAAGAAGTAACCTACCAAACAGGAAATATTGTTTGGGGTAGCTCTGGAACAAATATGCAACATGCCTTTATGCAATTGGTGCATCAAGGAACAAAATTAATTCCAGCAGACTTTATTGGTTTTAAAGAATCTCTGTATGGATATGAAGGACATCATAAAAAGCTAATGGCGAACTACTATGCTCAAATGGAAGCATTAGCCTATGGTAAAACTAAAGAAGAAGTTCATTTAGAATTAAAGACGTCTAACAATTTGGAAAAGGTAAATGATCTATTACCGTTTAAAGTGTTTAAGGGTAATAGACCTAGCAATGCTATTCTTTTTGAGAAACTTACACCAAAAACATTAGGAATGTTAATAGCCATGTACGAACATAAAATATTTGTGCAAGGAATTGTTTGGAATATATATTCGTACGATCAGTTCGGAGTAGAGCTGGGTAAGGAATTGGCTAATAAAATGTTATCAGCTTAG
- a CDS encoding peptidoglycan DD-metalloendopeptidase family protein, whose protein sequence is MKKIALFLFIVGAFLSCKEEKKEPVVEPVKIEVPEPVYAYGFNLDDYKVINDTIKSGESFGVILDRHHVMYPKINEIATKIKDTFDVRRVRTGKPYMILASKDTLEKAQVFIYKHNLVNATVIDFKDSIISAYKYKEPVKIVEKEIAGEINSNLSVTMDSLGLRPTLTNRVADIYAWTLDFYRLQKGDKFKLIFEERYINDTTLVGYGKIKAAIFNHKGEDLQAYRFTADTIKNIAEYYDQEGNMLRRAFLKSPIKFQYRISSRYNLRRRIKLYGNRVRPHKGTDFAAPYGTPIMTTASGTVVESKRRGGNGNYVKVKHNSTYSTQYLHMKKRNVRVGDYVKQGDIIGWVGMTGNTSGPHVCYRFWKYGRQVDPFREKLPAAEPLDPKIKPSYLEYIKPFKNQLDSIPFPEKKPIIKKELEILSTH, encoded by the coding sequence TTGAAAAAAATAGCCCTCTTTTTATTTATAGTAGGCGCTTTTCTTTCGTGTAAAGAAGAAAAGAAAGAACCAGTTGTAGAACCTGTTAAAATTGAGGTTCCGGAGCCGGTATATGCTTATGGATTTAATTTAGACGATTATAAAGTAATCAATGATACCATAAAAAGTGGTGAGAGCTTTGGGGTAATTTTAGATCGCCACCATGTTATGTATCCTAAAATTAACGAAATAGCAACTAAGATTAAAGATACTTTTGATGTTAGAAGGGTAAGAACGGGTAAGCCCTATATGATATTAGCCTCTAAAGACACATTAGAGAAAGCACAAGTTTTTATTTACAAACACAATTTAGTCAATGCAACGGTAATTGATTTTAAAGATTCTATAATATCTGCTTATAAATATAAAGAGCCTGTAAAAATTGTTGAAAAAGAAATAGCGGGAGAAATAAATTCAAATTTATCGGTAACTATGGATAGTTTAGGATTACGACCTACACTTACCAATAGAGTGGCAGATATTTATGCATGGACTTTAGATTTTTATCGATTACAAAAAGGAGATAAATTTAAGCTGATTTTTGAAGAGCGATATATTAACGATACTACCCTAGTAGGGTATGGAAAAATAAAGGCAGCCATCTTTAATCATAAAGGAGAGGATTTACAAGCATACAGATTTACGGCAGATACCATAAAGAATATTGCTGAATATTACGATCAGGAAGGAAATATGCTTCGTCGAGCATTTTTAAAATCACCCATTAAATTTCAATACAGAATCTCCTCACGATATAATTTAAGACGTAGGATTAAACTGTATGGAAATCGTGTAAGACCACATAAAGGAACTGATTTTGCTGCTCCTTATGGCACTCCTATTATGACTACAGCAAGTGGTACTGTAGTGGAATCGAAAAGAAGAGGAGGAAATGGGAACTATGTCAAGGTAAAACATAATAGTACTTACTCTACTCAATATTTACATATGAAGAAAAGAAATGTGCGTGTAGGAGATTATGTAAAACAAGGAGATATTATAGGTTGGGTAGGAATGACAGGTAACACTAGTGGACCTCACGTTTGTTATCGTTTTTGGAAGTATGGTAGACAGGTAGATCCGTTTAGAGAAAAATTACCTGCAGCTGAACCTTTAGACCCAAAAATAAAACCTTCATATTTGGAATATATTAAACCTTTTAAAAATCAGTTAGATAGTATTCCTTTTCCAGAAAAAAAACCAATTATTAAGAAAGAGTTAGAAATTTTATCAACTCACTAA
- a CDS encoding DUF3108 domain-containing protein, whose protein sequence is MKKIITLIAVFIFTVNVKAQEKSTPAFQGGEWLRYRMSYSGFLKAGTAELKLTEEELNGKKVLHARGTGWTSGMVSWFFKVDDVYESYFDVNEVKPYLFKRKINEGGYKKHRHTTFNYENQTAYIQDFLKQKDTTVSIKSPQDMISTFYFLRNYNTKQLKKGEEITVDMFFDNKSYPFKLRFLGNETLKTKFGKVKTQKFRPLVQAGRVFKEQESVTVWITADANKIPVKMKASLAVGSLRAELEAYKGLANPFQIVFD, encoded by the coding sequence GTGAAAAAAATAATAACCCTTATAGCTGTATTTATTTTTACGGTCAATGTAAAAGCTCAAGAAAAATCTACACCTGCATTTCAAGGAGGTGAATGGTTAAGATATAGAATGAGTTATAGTGGATTTTTAAAAGCTGGTACCGCAGAATTAAAACTAACAGAAGAAGAATTAAATGGAAAGAAAGTGTTGCATGCAAGAGGAACTGGATGGACCTCTGGTATGGTAAGCTGGTTTTTTAAAGTAGATGATGTTTACGAGAGTTATTTTGATGTAAATGAGGTAAAGCCTTATTTATTTAAAAGAAAAATTAATGAAGGAGGGTATAAGAAACATCGTCATACAACCTTTAATTATGAAAATCAAACTGCTTATATTCAAGATTTTTTAAAGCAAAAAGATACTACGGTTTCTATCAAGAGTCCGCAAGACATGATTTCTACCTTTTACTTTCTTAGAAATTATAATACGAAACAACTTAAAAAAGGAGAGGAAATTACGGTAGATATGTTTTTTGATAATAAAAGCTATCCTTTCAAACTACGTTTTTTAGGAAATGAAACACTAAAAACAAAATTCGGAAAAGTAAAAACTCAAAAATTCAGACCTTTGGTTCAAGCCGGTCGTGTGTTTAAGGAGCAGGAAAGTGTGACTGTTTGGATTACTGCAGACGCCAATAAAATTCCAGTAAAAATGAAAGCCTCTTTGGCTGTAGGCTCATTAAGAGCAGAATTAGAAGCATATAAAGGATTGGCAAATCCATTTCAAATAGTATTTGATTAA
- a CDS encoding tryptophan 2,3-dioxygenase family protein: protein MSKEEILKSIENKYEELGVPVEAMLEGLLWSKPITYWDYIQTDALLGLQIPRTTQPDEMVFIMYHQVNELLFKMILWEIDQVAKSNDISAEKFTKHLMRISRYFDVLSSSFSVMGEGMDVDQYLKFRNTLTPASGFQSAQYRKIEFASTELINLIDARFRDTIDRSSSFKNAYDHLYWQAAGKNYSTGQKTTLLKLFEKKYMGEFIDFMEDYNDCNLSKKFKQLPKEVQENKELIEAMRHYDYTVNVKWVMAHYNAAGKYLGGDDTALEATGGSNWRKYLHPKYQRRIFFPYLWTEEELKNWGTF from the coding sequence ATGAGTAAAGAAGAAATATTAAAATCAATAGAAAATAAATACGAAGAGTTAGGAGTACCAGTAGAAGCTATGTTAGAAGGATTACTTTGGAGTAAACCAATTACTTACTGGGATTATATACAAACCGATGCGCTTTTAGGATTACAAATACCAAGAACAACACAGCCAGATGAAATGGTGTTTATCATGTATCATCAGGTAAATGAATTGTTGTTTAAAATGATTCTTTGGGAAATAGATCAAGTGGCAAAATCTAATGACATATCTGCGGAAAAATTCACAAAACACTTAATGAGAATTAGCAGATATTTTGATGTTCTAAGTAGTTCTTTCTCCGTAATGGGAGAAGGAATGGACGTAGACCAATATTTAAAGTTTAGAAATACTTTAACTCCGGCAAGTGGATTTCAAAGTGCGCAATATAGAAAAATAGAATTTGCATCAACAGAGTTGATAAATTTAATAGATGCCCGATTTAGAGATACTATTGACAGAAGTTCGTCATTCAAGAATGCCTATGATCATTTATATTGGCAAGCTGCTGGAAAGAACTATTCTACTGGACAAAAGACAACCTTGTTAAAGTTGTTTGAAAAGAAATACATGGGTGAGTTTATTGATTTTATGGAAGACTATAATGATTGTAATCTTTCAAAAAAGTTTAAACAACTACCTAAAGAGGTGCAAGAAAATAAGGAATTAATTGAAGCGATGCGTCATTATGATTACACGGTTAATGTAAAATGGGTAATGGCACATTATAACGCTGCTGGTAAATATTTAGGAGGAGATGATACTGCTTTAGAAGCTACAGGAGGAAGTAATTGGAGAAAATACCTACATCCAAAGTATCAACGAAGAATTTTCTTTCCATATTTATGGACTGAAGAAGAACTAAAAAACTGGGGAACATTTTAA
- the hppD gene encoding 4-hydroxyphenylpyruvate dioxygenase produces MSKEIKSVNYGLEKIFEGAQDFLPLLGTDYVEFYVGNAKQAAHFYKTAFGFQSHAYRGLETGATDSVSYVLTQDKIKLMLTTPLNSKSPINDHIVKHGDGVKIVALWVEDARQAYKETTSRGAKSYMEPTVETDEHGEVVRAGIYTYGETVHMFVERKNYNGAFLPGFQKWESEYNPPAAGLKYIDHMVGNVGWNQMDVWVKWYEDVMGFENFLSFDDKQIHTEYSALMSKVMSNGNGRIKFPINEPAKGKKRSQIEEYLDFYEGAGVQHIAVATDDIIKTVTQLRSNGVEFLSTPPEEYYKAVPGRLEEFSHELREDIEKLKALGIMIDADEEGYLLQIFTKPVEDRPTLFFEIIQRMGARGFGAGNFKALFESIEREQQLRGTL; encoded by the coding sequence ATGAGTAAAGAAATAAAATCAGTAAACTACGGTTTAGAAAAAATATTTGAAGGAGCACAAGACTTCTTACCACTTTTAGGAACAGATTATGTAGAGTTTTACGTAGGAAACGCAAAACAAGCAGCACATTTTTATAAAACAGCATTTGGATTTCAATCACACGCATATCGTGGATTAGAAACTGGTGCAACAGATTCAGTAAGTTATGTCTTAACACAAGACAAAATCAAATTAATGCTTACTACTCCATTAAATAGCAAGTCACCAATTAATGATCACATTGTAAAGCACGGTGATGGTGTGAAAATTGTTGCACTTTGGGTTGAGGATGCAAGACAAGCATATAAGGAAACTACTTCTCGTGGAGCTAAATCATATATGGAACCTACAGTAGAAACCGATGAACATGGAGAAGTTGTAAGAGCTGGAATCTATACGTACGGAGAAACAGTACATATGTTTGTAGAACGTAAAAATTATAATGGAGCTTTTTTACCAGGGTTTCAAAAATGGGAATCAGAATATAACCCACCAGCAGCAGGATTAAAATACATTGATCATATGGTTGGAAATGTTGGTTGGAACCAAATGGATGTTTGGGTAAAATGGTATGAAGATGTAATGGGGTTTGAAAACTTTTTATCATTTGATGATAAACAAATCCACACAGAGTATTCTGCATTAATGAGTAAGGTAATGTCTAATGGAAATGGTAGGATTAAATTCCCAATTAATGAGCCAGCCAAAGGGAAAAAACGTTCTCAAATTGAGGAGTATTTAGATTTTTATGAAGGAGCAGGCGTACAGCATATTGCAGTTGCTACTGACGATATCATCAAAACCGTAACTCAGCTACGTTCTAATGGTGTAGAGTTTTTATCAACTCCTCCAGAAGAGTATTACAAAGCAGTTCCAGGTAGATTAGAAGAATTTAGCCATGAGTTAAGAGAAGATATCGAAAAATTAAAAGCTTTAGGTATTATGATCGATGCAGATGAAGAAGGATATTTATTGCAAATTTTTACAAAACCAGTTGAAGATAGACCAACATTATTCTTTGAAATTATTCAAAGAATGGGAGCGCGTGGTTTTGGAGCAGGAAACTTTAAAGCACTCTTCGAATCAATTGAAAGAGAACAACAATTAAGAGGAACATTATAG
- a CDS encoding homogentisate 1,2-dioxygenase, producing the protein MPFYHKLGKIPPKRHTQFRKEDGSLYYEQLFGTIGFDGMSTNSYHEFRPTMVKEIRKQYSVAPKVAKANNIQSYRFRGFQVPPQNDYLESRKVVLTNSDCNIILSAPKESTKDYFYKNTDADEVIFVHRGTGKLRTMYGNLDFKYGDYLVIPRGMIYKLDFDTEENRLFIVESYRPVYTPKRYRNWFGQLLEHSPFCERDIRRPEELETYNEKGDFVIKVKKQDEIIEMVYASHPFDVVGYDGYNYPYAFSIHDFEPITGRIHQPPPVHQTFETDAFVICSFVPRLYDYHPNAIPAPYNHSNIDSDEVLYYVDGDFMSRNDIDAGHISLHPAGIPHGPHPGATERSIGETVTEELAVMVDTFKPLKVTEEAMKIADEDYYKSWLE; encoded by the coding sequence ATGCCTTTTTATCATAAATTAGGAAAAATACCACCTAAACGTCACACGCAGTTCCGTAAAGAAGACGGAAGTTTATATTACGAACAATTGTTTGGTACTATTGGTTTTGATGGAATGTCAACCAATTCTTATCACGAATTTAGACCAACAATGGTCAAAGAAATTCGTAAGCAATACTCAGTTGCTCCAAAAGTAGCCAAAGCCAATAATATACAATCATATCGCTTTAGAGGTTTTCAAGTACCTCCACAGAATGATTATTTAGAGAGTAGAAAAGTAGTTTTAACTAACTCAGATTGTAATATTATATTATCAGCTCCAAAAGAATCAACAAAAGATTATTTTTATAAAAATACAGATGCAGATGAGGTAATTTTTGTTCACAGAGGAACAGGGAAATTACGTACGATGTATGGAAATTTAGATTTTAAGTACGGAGACTATTTAGTAATTCCTCGAGGAATGATTTATAAATTAGATTTTGATACTGAAGAAAATCGTTTATTTATCGTAGAATCATATCGTCCTGTATATACTCCAAAGCGTTATCGTAACTGGTTTGGTCAATTATTAGAGCATTCTCCATTTTGTGAGCGAGACATTCGTAGACCAGAAGAACTAGAAACATATAATGAAAAAGGAGATTTTGTCATTAAAGTAAAAAAGCAAGATGAAATTATTGAAATGGTATATGCATCACATCCTTTTGATGTAGTAGGATACGATGGATATAATTATCCGTATGCTTTTTCAATCCATGATTTTGAGCCAATAACAGGTCGTATACATCAACCACCACCAGTGCATCAAACATTTGAAACAGACGCTTTTGTTATCTGTAGTTTTGTTCCAAGATTATACGATTATCATCCAAATGCCATTCCTGCACCATACAATCACAGTAATATAGATTCTGATGAAGTATTGTATTATGTAGATGGAGATTTCATGAGTAGAAATGATATTGATGCAGGTCATATTTCATTACATCCAGCAGGAATTCCACACGGACCACACCCAGGAGCAACAGAAAGAAGTATAGGAGAAACAGTTACTGAAGAATTAGCTGTAATGGTAGATACATTTAAGCCATTAAAGGTAACTGAAGAAGCAATGAAAATAGCAGACGAGGATTATTACAAATCTTGGTTAGAGTAA